A part of Thiomicrorhabdus sediminis genomic DNA contains:
- the kdsA gene encoding 3-deoxy-8-phosphooctulonate synthase — MKLCGFNVGIDQPFFLIAGPCVIESEQLAIDTAGQLKEMTEKLDIPFIFKSSYDKANRSSTASFRGLGIEEGLRILQKVKDEVGVPVLTDVHEDTPLDEVASVVDVMQTPAFLVRQTNFIQNVCRQGLPVNIKKGQFQAPWDMNQVVAKAREVGNDNIMVCDRGTSFGYNTLVSDMRGLASMRSTECPVVFDATHSVQQPGGQGTTSGGQREMVPVLARAAIAAGVSGVFMETHPDPQKALSDGPNMWPLGQLEPLLETLKALDSVVKERGFIEDNFSL; from the coding sequence ATGAAATTATGTGGTTTTAATGTCGGAATTGATCAACCGTTTTTTTTGATTGCCGGTCCTTGTGTTATTGAATCTGAACAACTGGCGATTGATACTGCCGGTCAGCTAAAAGAGATGACCGAGAAGTTGGATATTCCTTTTATTTTCAAATCGTCATACGATAAGGCTAACCGTTCTTCTACCGCAAGTTTTCGTGGTTTAGGAATTGAAGAAGGCTTGCGTATTCTACAAAAAGTGAAGGATGAAGTCGGTGTGCCGGTATTAACCGATGTGCATGAAGATACCCCGTTGGATGAAGTTGCCTCGGTGGTTGATGTGATGCAGACCCCGGCGTTTTTGGTTCGTCAAACCAATTTCATTCAAAACGTCTGTCGCCAAGGTTTGCCGGTCAATATTAAAAAAGGCCAGTTCCAAGCGCCTTGGGATATGAATCAGGTAGTTGCTAAAGCCCGTGAAGTCGGTAACGACAACATTATGGTCTGCGATCGTGGTACATCATTCGGTTATAACACCTTGGTTTCCGATATGCGCGGTTTGGCGTCAATGCGTTCAACCGAATGCCCGGTAGTATTTGATGCAACGCATTCTGTGCAACAGCCTGGTGGACAAGGTACAACTTCAGGTGGTCAGCGAGAAATGGTTCCTGTGCTGGCCCGAGCTGCGATTGCAGCTGGAGTGTCAGGTGTGTTTATGGAAACGCACCCTGATCCTCAAAAAGCTCTAAGTGATGGGCCTAACATGTGGCCTTTAGGTCAGCTTGAACCGCTACTGGAAACGTTAAAAGCGTTGGACTCAGTAGTTAAAGAACGTGGATTTATCGAAGATAATTTCTCTCTTTAA
- the surE gene encoding 5'/3'-nucleotidase SurE, which yields MKILLSNDDGYFAGGIQSLLQTFIDKLDFERLDLVAPERNRSAASNSLTLLEPLRLTQHGNHCKDKRCQVYSVNGTPTDCVHLAVNGALGYQPDIVISGINAGANMGDDVLYSGTVAAATEGRFLGKPSIAVSLCGEKHYETAAAVVIQFLQAMEDFSVLEARDTIFNINVPDIPLEALKGVKVTRLGHRHQSEPVVKQVDPRGLPIFWIGPAGPAADAGEGTDFHAVENGYASITPLKIDLTDYKMLEKLHQSALNL from the coding sequence ATGAAAATTCTTCTCTCTAATGATGATGGCTATTTTGCCGGAGGCATTCAGTCATTGCTGCAGACATTTATCGATAAACTGGATTTTGAAAGACTGGATCTGGTTGCCCCGGAAAGAAACCGTAGCGCAGCAAGTAACTCGTTAACGCTATTGGAGCCATTGCGTTTAACTCAGCATGGCAATCACTGTAAGGACAAACGTTGTCAGGTTTATAGCGTTAACGGCACGCCGACCGATTGTGTGCATTTGGCGGTCAATGGTGCTTTGGGTTATCAGCCTGATATTGTTATTTCAGGAATCAATGCCGGTGCTAATATGGGCGATGATGTGCTTTATTCCGGTACGGTTGCGGCAGCCACCGAAGGGCGCTTTTTAGGTAAGCCTTCGATTGCTGTCTCCTTGTGTGGTGAGAAGCACTATGAAACTGCAGCGGCTGTGGTTATACAGTTTCTTCAGGCAATGGAGGATTTCAGTGTGCTGGAGGCACGTGATACGATTTTCAATATCAATGTACCGGATATTCCTTTAGAAGCACTCAAGGGTGTTAAGGTTACCCGTTTAGGGCATCGCCATCAGTCAGAGCCAGTTGTCAAACAGGTCGACCCGCGTGGTTTACCGATTTTTTGGATTGGGCCTGCCGGACCGGCCGCGGATGCTGGAGAGGGTACCGATTTCCATGCGGTTGAAAATGGTTATGCTTCAATAACACCATTAAAGATCGATTTAACCGATTATAAAATGTTGGAAAAGCTGCACCAGTCCGCTCTAAACCTATAG
- the alaC gene encoding alanine transaminase, with protein sequence MADDFQRIKRLPPYVFNIVGELKAEARRRGEDIIDFGMGNPDQDTPKHIVDKLIEVVQREGTHRYSVSQGIPRLRKAICNWYKNKFDVDLDPDSEAVVTIGSKEGLAHLALATVDKGDTVLVPNPAYPIHPYGFVIAGADIRHVRMTPDVDFFEELEKAIKDSWPKPKMLVLNFPGNPTTQTVDLEFFEKVVAIAKEHGIWVIHDLAYADIVFDGYKAPSIMQVEGAKDIAVEFYTLSKSYNMPGWRVGFMVGNPTLVNALKRMKSYLDYGTFTPIQVAAIAALEGPQECVQEISDMYKVRRDVLCNGLNSIGWPVEPPKATMFVWAPIPQEYRHLGSLEFSKKLLTEAKVAVSPGIGFGDYGDDHVRFGLIENEHRTRQAIRGIRDMFRKDGLIKQD encoded by the coding sequence GTGGCTGACGATTTTCAAAGAATTAAAAGACTTCCTCCCTATGTATTTAATATTGTTGGTGAACTAAAGGCCGAGGCCCGTCGTCGTGGGGAAGACATTATTGATTTTGGGATGGGGAATCCAGATCAGGATACACCGAAACATATTGTCGATAAACTTATCGAAGTAGTTCAGCGTGAAGGGACACACCGTTACTCCGTATCTCAGGGTATTCCTCGTTTACGTAAAGCGATCTGTAACTGGTATAAAAACAAGTTCGATGTCGATTTGGACCCAGACAGCGAAGCGGTAGTCACTATCGGCTCCAAAGAAGGTTTGGCGCATTTGGCTCTGGCAACCGTGGATAAGGGCGATACCGTACTGGTACCTAATCCGGCATATCCAATCCACCCTTATGGCTTCGTTATTGCCGGTGCCGATATTCGTCACGTGCGCATGACACCGGATGTCGACTTTTTTGAAGAGTTGGAAAAGGCGATCAAGGATTCTTGGCCGAAGCCAAAAATGCTGGTATTGAACTTCCCGGGTAACCCGACGACCCAGACCGTTGATTTGGAATTTTTCGAAAAGGTGGTGGCTATCGCCAAAGAGCATGGAATCTGGGTTATCCACGATCTGGCTTATGCCGATATCGTTTTTGACGGCTATAAGGCGCCTTCGATTATGCAGGTAGAAGGTGCCAAGGATATCGCGGTTGAATTCTATACCTTATCAAAAAGTTACAATATGCCGGGTTGGCGTGTTGGCTTTATGGTCGGTAACCCAACTTTGGTTAACGCGCTTAAGCGCATGAAGTCTTATTTGGACTATGGAACCTTTACGCCTATTCAGGTTGCGGCGATTGCGGCACTGGAAGGGCCACAAGAGTGCGTACAGGAAATCTCCGATATGTATAAGGTTCGTCGTGACGTTTTATGTAACGGTTTAAACTCTATCGGTTGGCCGGTTGAACCGCCGAAAGCGACTATGTTTGTCTGGGCGCCGATTCCGCAAGAATACCGTCACTTGGGCTCTTTGGAATTCTCTAAAAAACTTTTAACCGAAGCTAAGGTAGCGGTTTCCCCAGGTATCGGTTTTGGTGATTATGGTGATGATCATGTCCGTTTCGGTCTGATTGAGAATGAACATCGTACCCGTCAGGCGATTCGTGGTATCCGCGATATGTTCCGCAAAGACGGTTTAATCAAACAAGATTGA
- a CDS encoding FtsB family cell division protein, with amino-acid sequence MKKIYLALALLIVVLQARLLSSDGGLSELFTLQNQLTELESSLTEQRLQNAKLAEEVHELQNNPQAIETIARQTLGMVKKDEVFVNVITLKQPDPNTDESVMDDSATNSIATP; translated from the coding sequence GTGAAAAAGATTTACCTCGCATTGGCATTGCTGATTGTTGTTTTACAAGCTCGCTTATTGTCCTCTGACGGAGGGCTAAGCGAGCTTTTTACTTTACAGAACCAATTAACCGAATTGGAAAGCTCTTTAACCGAACAGCGACTTCAGAACGCTAAACTTGCCGAAGAAGTCCATGAGTTGCAAAACAACCCGCAGGCGATTGAAACCATCGCCCGTCAAACTTTGGGTATGGTGAAAAAAGATGAGGTGTTTGTTAATGTGATCACGCTTAAACAGCCTGATCCCAATACAGATGAGTCTGTCATGGACGATTCGGCAACCAATTCAATCGCCACTCCTTAA
- a CDS encoding M23 family metallopeptidase, with the protein MKLTKPQTRVIYLATMVLGLSACSSPLKYAPRDHGATTSSAQAKPSQAQDCQGSYRVRSGDTLSEIAVKCDISMSRLAKYNQLLPPYIIYVNQELLIPSVQALQTSPELVDDNEDPANDITGQSRVQPEPLQPKNQAPIKQAKQLSPPKEDSAKAIERQDTPQERVKMEKSGKWVWPMHKGLDYRYIRDRAGLSVLEIYGLPGQDVKAVTSGKVVYAGNGIANFGWMLVIKHTDEYMSIYAHNSALLVREGDIVKSGQVVATMGATGNTKRPKLYLEARYQGRKVDIKKILKP; encoded by the coding sequence ATGAAGTTAACTAAACCGCAAACACGAGTAATATATCTGGCAACCATGGTATTAGGCTTGAGTGCTTGTTCTTCGCCTTTAAAGTATGCTCCTCGTGATCATGGTGCGACTACTTCAAGTGCCCAAGCAAAGCCGTCGCAAGCTCAGGACTGTCAGGGCAGTTATCGTGTCCGTTCTGGAGATACCTTAAGTGAAATTGCGGTTAAGTGTGATATCTCAATGAGTCGGTTGGCTAAATACAATCAGCTACTTCCGCCTTATATTATCTATGTTAATCAGGAGCTATTGATTCCATCTGTTCAGGCATTGCAGACCTCTCCGGAACTGGTTGATGATAATGAAGATCCGGCAAATGATATTACAGGACAATCAAGGGTGCAGCCAGAACCGTTGCAGCCGAAAAACCAAGCGCCGATTAAACAAGCTAAGCAGTTAAGCCCGCCGAAAGAGGATAGTGCAAAAGCGATTGAGCGTCAGGATACACCGCAAGAGCGTGTTAAGATGGAGAAAAGCGGTAAGTGGGTCTGGCCGATGCATAAAGGTTTAGATTACCGTTATATCCGCGACCGCGCCGGACTTTCGGTGTTGGAAATCTATGGCTTACCTGGTCAAGACGTTAAGGCAGTAACATCTGGTAAGGTGGTGTATGCGGGTAATGGGATTGCCAATTTTGGTTGGATGTTGGTGATCAAGCATACTGATGAATATATGTCGATCTATGCCCACAACAGTGCTTTATTGGTTCGAGAAGGGGATATTGTCAAAAGTGGACAGGTGGTTGCGACCATGGGTGCTACCGGCAATACCAAGCGACCAAAACTTTATCTGGAAGCGCGTTATCAAGGGCGTAAGGTGGATATAAAGAAAATTCTCAAGCCCTGA
- a CDS encoding Smr/MutS family protein — translation MTDHDKSLFQQAMAEMSDIKPIKNGNQYLEHQENAQQLKAQQRQVIRKLRQKQLQPKFNSDSFEKDHDIDSQPVGNFATLSYFQPGLRAQEIEKLKKGKYPNQAELDLHGLTVELAEKQIRDFLKQCYGYELRYIRIIHGKGYNSEDNFPVLKNLVNQILRQTPFILGFYSAPAKQGGSGAVNILLKAQ, via the coding sequence ATGACAGACCACGACAAATCTTTATTTCAACAAGCCATGGCTGAAATGTCAGATATAAAGCCGATCAAAAACGGCAATCAATATTTGGAGCATCAAGAAAATGCTCAGCAACTGAAAGCACAACAACGTCAAGTGATTAGAAAACTGCGTCAAAAACAACTGCAACCGAAATTCAATAGCGACAGCTTCGAGAAAGACCATGATATCGACAGCCAACCGGTCGGCAATTTTGCCACTTTAAGTTATTTTCAACCGGGATTACGCGCACAGGAAATTGAAAAACTCAAAAAAGGCAAATATCCCAATCAGGCGGAACTCGATTTACACGGTTTGACAGTGGAACTGGCAGAAAAACAGATTCGTGACTTTCTTAAACAATGCTATGGCTATGAATTACGTTATATTCGCATTATTCACGGTAAAGGTTATAACTCGGAAGACAATTTTCCGGTTTTAAAAAATCTGGTCAATCAGATACTCAGACAAACCCCGTTTATTCTGGGATTTTACAGCGCTCCAGCTAAACAAGGCGGTAGTGGCGCGGTAAATATTTTGCTTAAAGCGCAATAA
- a CDS encoding CTP synthase, with protein MTKFIFVTGGVVSSLGKGIAAASLGALLEARGLKVSMLKMDPYINVDPGTMSPLQHGEVFVTDDGAETDLDLGHYERFVQRHFTKRNSFSTGQVYETVIRNERRGDYLGGTVQVIPHVTDEIKKRILKAAGDADVALVEVGGTVGDIESLPFLEAIRQLSIEVGRDRALFMHLTLLPYIAVAGEVKTKPTQHSVKELRSIGIQPDILICRSEMALEESEKRKIALFTNVEEKAVINSLDARTIYEVPRMLHEQGLDDLVVKRLGIDAKPVDLSDWDQVVEAQLNPEKTVEIAMVGKYVDLTEAYKSLIESLIHAGIHTNTRVNIEYIDSESLETEGLDAIKNKDAILVPGGFGERGVEGKILAIQYARENKIPYLGICLGMQMAVVEYARHVAGLENAHSSELNAQTPFPVVALITEWTDEEGNLVERDEDVDLGGTMRLGGQNCSLTAGSKIADIYGSELIRERHRHRYEVNDGYVSKLEQAGLVFAGRSEDGNLVETIEIPEHPWFVACQFHPEFTSTPRNGHPLFSAFVNAANDYKNKA; from the coding sequence ATGACTAAATTTATTTTTGTAACAGGTGGTGTTGTTTCTTCTTTAGGAAAGGGCATTGCAGCGGCATCTTTGGGTGCCTTGTTGGAAGCTCGTGGTCTTAAAGTCAGTATGTTAAAAATGGATCCGTATATCAATGTCGATCCAGGAACCATGAGTCCGTTGCAGCACGGCGAGGTTTTTGTTACTGATGACGGCGCCGAAACAGACTTGGATTTAGGTCATTATGAACGCTTTGTTCAGCGTCACTTTACCAAGCGTAACAGCTTCTCTACCGGTCAGGTATATGAAACCGTTATTCGCAATGAGCGTCGTGGTGATTACCTTGGTGGAACGGTTCAGGTAATCCCGCATGTTACTGATGAAATCAAAAAGCGTATCCTCAAAGCGGCGGGTGACGCCGATGTTGCTCTGGTCGAAGTTGGCGGTACTGTGGGTGATATCGAATCTTTACCGTTTCTGGAGGCCATTCGTCAGTTGAGCATCGAAGTAGGGCGTGATCGCGCTCTATTTATGCATCTGACCTTGTTGCCATACATTGCTGTAGCGGGTGAGGTCAAGACCAAGCCTACTCAGCACTCGGTAAAAGAGTTGCGTTCCATCGGTATTCAACCGGATATTCTGATTTGTCGTTCTGAAATGGCATTGGAAGAGAGCGAAAAGCGTAAGATTGCGTTGTTTACCAATGTTGAAGAGAAAGCCGTTATCAACTCTTTGGATGCGCGTACTATCTACGAAGTGCCTAGAATGTTGCATGAACAAGGTTTGGATGATCTTGTGGTAAAACGCTTAGGAATCGATGCCAAGCCGGTTGATTTGTCTGACTGGGATCAAGTGGTTGAAGCTCAGCTAAATCCTGAAAAGACAGTAGAAATCGCTATGGTTGGTAAGTATGTCGATTTGACAGAGGCTTATAAATCATTGATTGAATCTTTGATACATGCCGGAATCCACACCAATACCCGCGTTAATATCGAATATATCGATTCAGAATCACTGGAAACAGAGGGCTTGGATGCGATTAAAAATAAAGATGCGATCCTGGTGCCTGGCGGTTTTGGTGAGCGTGGTGTTGAAGGTAAGATTCTCGCGATTCAATATGCGCGTGAAAACAAGATTCCTTACTTGGGTATCTGTTTGGGTATGCAGATGGCGGTGGTTGAGTATGCTCGCCATGTGGCGGGCTTGGAAAATGCTCACAGTAGTGAACTGAATGCCCAAACACCTTTCCCTGTTGTGGCGCTAATTACTGAATGGACCGATGAAGAAGGCAATCTGGTTGAGCGTGATGAAGATGTTGACCTCGGCGGCACCATGCGCCTGGGTGGACAAAATTGTAGTCTGACTGCAGGCAGTAAAATTGCTGATATTTACGGCAGTGAATTGATTCGTGAGCGTCACCGTCACCGCTATGAGGTTAACGACGGTTATGTGTCTAAGCTTGAACAAGCCGGTTTGGTTTTTGCGGGTCGTTCAGAAGATGGTAATCTGGTTGAAACCATTGAGATTCCTGAGCATCCTTGGTTTGTAGCTTGTCAGTTCCACCCGGAATTTACCTCTACACCAAGAAACGGTCATCCATTGTTCAGTGCATTTGTGAATGCGGCTAATGATTATAAGAATAAAGCGTAA
- the eno gene encoding phosphopyruvate hydratase: MSLIKDIKARQVIDSRGNPTVEADVILEDGSMGRGISPSGASTGSREAIELRDGDKSKFGGKGVLNAVNNINGEIKQALIGMDATDQAAIDNKMIELDGTHNKARLGANAILAVSIATAQAAAKSKGLPLYAYLKTDDYKMPVPMMNIINGGEHADNSVDFQEFMIMPVGAPSMSEAIRYGAEVFHALKKVLADKGYNTAVGDEGGFAPDLKSNEEALQVILEAIEAAGYKAGEDIMIAMDAASSELYKDGVYTLASENKTLTSEQMVDLLSEWVTNYPIISIEDGLDESDWDGFKYQTEKDGKRLQIVGDDLFVTNPKILAEGIEKGIANSILIKINQIGTLTETFEAIAMAKKAGYTAVVSHRSGETEDTTIADIAVATGCGQIKTGSMSRTDRIAKYNQLIRIEEALGDAAVYPGKSAFYNLK, from the coding sequence ATGTCGTTGATTAAAGATATTAAAGCACGTCAAGTTATCGATTCACGTGGTAACCCGACAGTAGAAGCAGATGTGATTCTTGAAGATGGTTCTATGGGGCGTGGTATTTCACCTTCAGGTGCTTCAACCGGGTCTCGCGAAGCGATTGAATTGCGTGACGGTGATAAGTCAAAGTTCGGTGGTAAAGGTGTCCTTAACGCTGTTAACAATATCAATGGCGAAATCAAGCAAGCGCTTATCGGTATGGACGCGACTGATCAAGCAGCGATCGATAACAAAATGATTGAGCTTGATGGTACTCACAACAAAGCACGTTTGGGTGCGAACGCGATCTTGGCGGTGTCAATTGCCACAGCTCAAGCAGCAGCTAAGTCAAAAGGTTTGCCTTTATACGCTTACCTAAAAACTGATGATTACAAAATGCCGGTACCGATGATGAATATCATCAACGGTGGTGAGCACGCGGATAACTCAGTAGATTTCCAAGAGTTCATGATTATGCCGGTGGGTGCGCCTTCTATGTCTGAAGCAATCCGCTATGGCGCCGAAGTATTCCATGCGTTGAAAAAAGTATTGGCTGATAAAGGTTACAACACTGCGGTCGGTGATGAAGGTGGTTTTGCACCGGATCTTAAGTCTAACGAAGAAGCGCTACAGGTTATCCTAGAAGCGATTGAAGCGGCTGGCTACAAAGCTGGTGAAGATATTATGATCGCGATGGATGCCGCATCTTCTGAATTGTATAAAGATGGTGTTTATACGCTGGCTTCTGAAAACAAAACGCTGACTTCAGAACAGATGGTTGACCTATTGTCTGAGTGGGTAACCAACTACCCAATCATCTCTATCGAAGACGGTCTGGACGAGTCAGACTGGGATGGTTTCAAATACCAGACAGAAAAAGACGGTAAACGCCTACAGATCGTTGGTGATGATTTGTTCGTAACTAACCCTAAAATCTTGGCTGAAGGGATCGAGAAAGGTATCGCCAACTCTATCCTTATCAAAATCAACCAGATTGGTACTTTGACAGAAACTTTCGAAGCGATTGCGATGGCCAAGAAAGCCGGTTACACAGCTGTGGTTTCTCACCGTTCAGGTGAAACCGAAGATACAACCATTGCTGATATCGCGGTGGCAACAGGTTGTGGTCAGATCAAGACCGGTTCTATGTCACGTACAGACCGTATTGCTAAATACAATCAGTTGATCCGTATTGAAGAAGCGTTAGGTGACGCTGCGGTTTACCCTGGTAAATCAGCGTTTTATAACCTTAAGTAA
- a CDS encoding Mth938-like domain-containing protein — translation MKFTEHRDSNINAIKHYEPGLVKVNNLTFTHSCYITQHKTEQHWPCNAIEQLDQSLLEQLLAEKPEVIILGSGDKQQFPAAQWFAFCASQGIGLEVMANDAACRTYNVLTTEDREVVLALIFNS, via the coding sequence ATGAAATTCACCGAACACCGTGACTCCAATATCAATGCGATCAAGCATTATGAACCCGGCTTGGTCAAGGTTAACAATTTAACATTCACGCACAGCTGCTATATTACCCAGCATAAAACCGAACAGCATTGGCCTTGTAACGCTATCGAACAGCTTGATCAAAGCCTGCTTGAACAACTGCTGGCGGAAAAGCCGGAGGTCATTATTCTCGGCTCGGGTGACAAACAGCAGTTTCCCGCCGCGCAGTGGTTTGCTTTTTGCGCCAGTCAAGGTATCGGACTTGAAGTGATGGCCAATGATGCCGCTTGTCGTACCTACAATGTTTTGACCACCGAAGATCGTGAAGTGGTGCTCGCCTTGATTTTCAATAGCTAA
- a CDS encoding YqaA family protein, producing the protein MKLFSPLYDLCMRWARHRLATRYLSAMSFAESSFFPIPPDVMLMPMSLARPEKAFYYAWLTTLFSILGGLLGYAIGHFAMDALMPTIESLGYEAKLQTINQWFEEYGVWIVFIAGFSPIPYKLFTISAGAASMALLPFMMASFIGRGARFFLVAGLMRWGGEKLEHKVRQWVDWLGWLFVALIAIYIAYKAEIF; encoded by the coding sequence ATGAAGCTGTTTTCTCCGCTGTATGATTTATGTATGCGTTGGGCAAGACACCGTTTAGCGACCCGTTATTTGAGTGCGATGAGTTTTGCCGAATCGTCGTTTTTCCCGATTCCACCGGATGTTATGTTAATGCCAATGAGTTTGGCACGCCCGGAAAAGGCTTTCTATTATGCCTGGTTGACAACGCTGTTTTCTATTTTAGGTGGATTGTTGGGTTATGCCATCGGTCATTTTGCCATGGATGCCTTAATGCCGACCATTGAGTCGTTAGGTTATGAAGCGAAACTGCAAACCATCAATCAATGGTTTGAGGAGTACGGCGTTTGGATCGTGTTTATTGCCGGTTTTAGCCCGATTCCCTATAAATTGTTCACGATAAGCGCCGGTGCGGCATCAATGGCTTTGTTGCCGTTTATGATGGCTTCTTTTATTGGCCGTGGGGCACGTTTTTTTCTGGTTGCTGGATTGATGCGCTGGGGTGGCGAAAAGCTTGAGCATAAGGTGCGTCAATGGGTTGACTGGTTGGGTTGGCTTTTTGTGGCTTTAATTGCGATTTACATCGCATATAAAGCAGAGATTTTTTAA
- a CDS encoding protein-L-isoaspartate(D-aspartate) O-methyltransferase — protein sequence MTSQRTRNRLVDRLIEKGISDPRVLDTIKVVPRHLFLDEAMATRSYEDTALPIGYGQTISQPWVVAKMTQWLLQSDRPVRNVLEIGTGSGYQTAILSLLVDKVYSVERIEALSQRAQQVIGKLELSNVEFSMSDGHWGWPAKAPFDAIISAASPAELPQELINQLKVGGRLVMPIGEHEQKLYGFEKTLNGYKETCLAEVMFVPMKTGVE from the coding sequence ATGACTTCGCAGCGCACCCGAAATCGCTTGGTTGATAGATTAATTGAAAAAGGCATTAGCGACCCCCGCGTTTTAGACACCATTAAAGTGGTTCCACGGCATCTGTTTCTTGATGAAGCAATGGCCACGCGTTCCTATGAAGATACCGCTTTGCCGATAGGCTATGGGCAAACAATATCCCAGCCTTGGGTGGTTGCGAAAATGACGCAATGGTTGTTGCAAAGTGATCGTCCGGTAAGAAATGTGCTTGAGATAGGTACCGGTTCCGGTTACCAAACGGCGATATTGTCTTTATTGGTTGATAAGGTTTACAGTGTTGAACGTATTGAGGCCTTGTCGCAAAGAGCGCAGCAGGTGATTGGCAAGCTTGAGCTTAGCAATGTTGAATTTTCTATGAGTGATGGTCACTGGGGTTGGCCTGCAAAAGCGCCGTTTGATGCGATTATTTCCGCGGCATCACCGGCGGAGTTACCGCAAGAGTTGATTAATCAACTCAAGGTTGGCGGTCGTCTGGTAATGCCCATTGGTGAGCATGAACAAAAATTATACGGTTTCGAGAAAACATTGAATGGTTACAAGGAAACCTGTCTTGCCGAAGTCATGTTTGTACCGATGAAAACAGGGGTCGAATAA
- a CDS encoding homoserine dehydrogenase — translation MNTVKVGLLGLGTVGGGTVSILQNTMDEISRRLGQNIEVVIIAVRDINRARPVDTTGITITDNTAEVVNHPDVDIVVELMGGTTLAKTLLETAIENGKHIVTANKALIAEHGNALFNKAKEKGVLIGYEAAVAGGIPVIKAVREGLAANKIEWIAGIINGTGNYILTEMKKPGADFAQVLKVAQELGYAEADPTFDVEGIDAAHKLTILASIAFGIELQFNKVYTEGISKVTADDIRYASLLGYEIKHLGVASRAENGYSLRVHPTLVPKNVLLANVNGVMNAVMAKGNHVGPTMYYGPGAGAGPTASAVVADIIDVIRWKNQPQADQVPALAFAQDKLESAPVVSIDEVEVGYYLRCYAKDHAGVLAKISAILAEYDISVEHMHQEPSEGKPEEANLVMTTSRVKESMMNQALQALSSLDEIDGEITRIRVEDLG, via the coding sequence ATGAACACAGTTAAGGTAGGCTTATTAGGATTAGGTACTGTTGGCGGCGGCACAGTTTCTATTTTGCAAAACACTATGGACGAAATTTCTCGTCGTCTTGGGCAAAATATTGAAGTGGTGATTATTGCAGTGCGTGATATTAATCGTGCACGTCCGGTAGACACGACAGGCATTACCATTACTGATAATACTGCCGAGGTGGTCAATCACCCTGATGTCGATATCGTTGTTGAGTTGATGGGCGGTACAACGCTTGCAAAAACCTTGCTGGAAACCGCAATTGAAAACGGCAAACACATTGTCACTGCCAACAAAGCATTGATTGCCGAGCATGGTAATGCGCTATTTAATAAAGCCAAAGAAAAAGGCGTGTTGATCGGTTACGAAGCCGCTGTCGCGGGTGGTATCCCGGTTATCAAGGCGGTTCGTGAAGGTTTGGCCGCCAATAAGATCGAATGGATTGCCGGGATTATCAACGGTACCGGTAACTATATCCTGACTGAAATGAAAAAACCGGGTGCGGATTTTGCACAGGTTTTAAAAGTGGCTCAGGAGCTGGGTTATGCCGAAGCCGACCCGACATTTGATGTTGAAGGCATCGATGCGGCACATAAGTTGACGATTCTGGCTTCTATCGCCTTTGGTATCGAGTTGCAGTTCAATAAGGTTTATACCGAAGGGATCAGTAAGGTCACCGCAGACGATATTCGTTATGCCAGCCTATTGGGTTATGAGATCAAGCACTTGGGTGTCGCAAGTCGTGCCGAAAACGGTTATTCACTGCGTGTTCACCCGACATTGGTGCCTAAGAATGTTTTGCTTGCCAATGTTAATGGCGTAATGAATGCAGTCATGGCAAAAGGTAATCATGTCGGGCCAACCATGTATTATGGTCCTGGTGCCGGTGCAGGGCCTACAGCGAGTGCGGTGGTTGCCGATATTATCGATGTGATCCGCTGGAAGAATCAGCCGCAGGCCGATCAGGTGCCGGCATTGGCTTTTGCTCAAGACAAATTAGAATCGGCTCCGGTGGTTTCGATTGATGAGGTTGAAGTCGGTTACTATCTGCGTTGCTACGCTAAGGATCATGCAGGTGTATTGGCGAAGATCAGTGCGATTTTGGCTGAATACGACATCAGTGTCGAGCATATGCACCAAGAACCGAGTGAAGGTAAGCCGGAAGAGGCGAATTTGGTAATGACTACCAGTCGTGTCAAAGAATCTATGATGAATCAAGCGCTACAAGCTTTGTCTTCGTTAGATGAGATCGATGGCGAAATCACTCGTATTCGAGTTGAAGATTTGGGCTAA